From Montipora foliosa isolate CH-2021 chromosome 6, ASM3666993v2, whole genome shotgun sequence, a single genomic window includes:
- the LOC138008991 gene encoding uncharacterized protein produces the protein MLNRRELAIFVALYLYMVNMSTANDMRRVIILASLIQIHALRAQLLILNQRRIQRRRRAGRLRRRFWVLPRPVQSWFDIHFVDIAIPDDYFRRQLRLNRTTFTMLLNTLRPRLTRQNTSFRDCIAPEKILAIGLYRLAHGNAYVTIGPNFNVGKTTVIEAVEDVVEALCDLKEEYIKFPSTNREVLATCQTFEELTDLPNVVGAIDGTHIKIKTPIESGPDYFSRLQQHDVVVQAVVDGEKRFLDVAAGFPGSMHDSRVLRNSALYRRINNNELLTGPTVRVGGREIKPVLLGDSAYPLSTWLLKPYPESTNDPPEINFNKELSSARVSVECAYGILKGRWRILQKRLDSNIAFTSQIIIACCILHNFCIEAGDLWDDDEVDNDNDFPIRDGHRDGEDLRNFLKEHLWNL, from the coding sequence ATGCTGAATCGACGTGAACTTGCCATCTTCGTTGCGCTCTATCTATATATGGTAAATATGAGTACTGCCAATGATATGCGAAGGGTTATAATTCTTGCTAGCCTCATCCAGATACACGCACTCCGAGCACAACTATTGATCTTGAACCAACGCAGGATTCAAAGACGAAGACGTGCTGGTCGTCTTCGTCGCCGTTTCTGGGTTTTACCCAGACCAGTTCAGTCCTGGTTTGATATCCACTTTGTTGACATTGCGATTCCCGACGATTACTTTCGGCGACAACTCCGTTTAAACAGAACTACTTTCACGATGCTTTTAAACACACTTCGTCCACGGTTAACGCGACAAAACACTTCGTTCCGTGACTGTATAGCCCCCGAGAAAATACTGGCAATAGGACTGTACCGCTTGGCCCATGGAAACGCTTATGTGACGATAGGTCCCAATTTCAATGTAGGGAAAACCACAGTTATAGAGGCAGTTGAAGATGTCGTTGAAGCCTTATGTGACTTGAAAGAGGAGTACATCAAGTTTCCATCAACCAACCGAGAAGTACTGGCCACATGTCAAACATTTGAAGAACTGACGGATCTACCAAATGTAGTGGGAGCAATTGATGGTACTCACATCAAGATTAAAACACCTATTGAAAGTGGACCCGATTATTTTAGTCGGCTACAACAGCATGATGTAGTCGTCCAAGCCGTAGTTGATGGAGAAAAGCGTTTTCTTGACGTTGCTGCTGGATTTCCGGGCAGTATGCACGATTCTCGAGTGCTAAGAAATAGTGCATTATACCGACGAATAAATAACAATGAATTACTAACAGGACCGACCGTGAGGGTTGGAGGTAGAGAGATAAAACCTGTCCTTTTGGGTGATAGTGCCTATCCTCTTTCTACTTGGCTGCTAAAGCCATACCCTGAGTCTACGAACGACCCGCCGGAAATTAATTTCAACAAGGAACTTTCAAGTGCCCGGGTTTCCGTAGAGTGTGCTTATGGTATATTAAAGGGACGTTGGAGAATTCTCCAAAAACGACTTGACAGCAACATTGCTTTTACTAGTCAAATAATCATTGCATGCTGTATTCTCCACAATTTCTGTATCGAAGCAGGAGATTTGTGGGATGATGACGAAGTTGATAATGACAATGACTTTCCAATCAGAGATGGTCATAGGGATGGTGAAGATCTCAGGAATTTTTTGAAGGAACATCTTTGGAATCTATAA